The Pirellulales bacterium genome includes a window with the following:
- a CDS encoding DUF1501 domain-containing protein, whose amino-acid sequence MLTFGIGDRPMQRRAFLRIGGALLGGAAFGQLGALGQPALAAVDTRRLLSGKSVILLFLHGGPSQFETFDPKMDAPVGIRSQTGEIATSLPGVTFGTSFPRLAKLAHRLTIVRSYRPGNANHDIKPVVARETSGANVGTLFARVAGSSHPATGMPNNALLVPQAVDPQAKPAQTQFGRFDATGGLGASLAPFVPGAGGELQQDLQLALPLERVEHRRAMLALLDQARFKLAARAERDPVDALRAQAYSTLLGGAVSRAFDLSQEDAQTLARYDTAPLVHPEQIDARWANRPFYIDNSQTLGRLLLLARRLCEAGCGFITVTTNFVWDMHADVNNAPMTVGMGYTAPPLDWALSALLEDLEARGLSDRVLVVCCGEIGRTPQVNAGGGRDHWGNLGPLLLAGGGYSMGQVIGRSTRDGAEPATEPIGVSHLVATMLQTLVNPAELRLVPGVPDDVLRAVTAETIPGLSTS is encoded by the coding sequence GTGCTCACCTTTGGCATCGGCGATCGACCAATGCAGCGCCGCGCCTTTCTGCGGATCGGCGGGGCGCTGTTGGGAGGTGCTGCCTTTGGCCAGCTGGGCGCCCTCGGCCAGCCGGCGCTCGCGGCCGTCGATACCCGGCGATTGCTCTCAGGCAAGTCGGTCATCCTGCTGTTTCTGCACGGCGGGCCGAGCCAGTTCGAGACGTTCGACCCCAAGATGGACGCCCCGGTCGGCATCCGCTCACAAACCGGCGAGATCGCCACATCGCTGCCGGGGGTCACCTTTGGCACGTCGTTCCCGCGGTTGGCCAAGCTGGCTCACCGCCTGACCATCGTCCGCTCGTATCGGCCGGGCAACGCCAATCACGACATCAAGCCCGTCGTCGCGCGCGAAACGAGCGGCGCCAATGTCGGGACGCTGTTTGCGCGCGTGGCGGGCTCCTCGCATCCGGCCACGGGCATGCCGAACAACGCGCTGCTGGTTCCGCAGGCCGTCGATCCCCAGGCCAAACCCGCGCAGACACAATTCGGCCGCTTCGACGCCACGGGCGGACTGGGCGCTTCGCTGGCGCCGTTTGTGCCCGGCGCCGGTGGAGAATTGCAACAAGACCTGCAACTCGCGCTGCCGCTGGAGCGCGTGGAACATCGCCGCGCGATGCTGGCCCTGCTCGATCAGGCCCGCTTCAAGCTGGCGGCCCGCGCCGAACGCGACCCGGTCGACGCGCTGCGCGCGCAGGCTTACTCGACGCTTCTGGGTGGCGCCGTCTCGCGGGCCTTCGACCTTTCGCAGGAAGACGCCCAGACACTGGCGCGCTACGACACCGCGCCGCTGGTGCATCCCGAGCAGATCGACGCGCGGTGGGCGAACCGTCCGTTCTACATCGACAATTCGCAAACGCTGGGCCGGTTGTTGCTTCTGGCCCGACGCCTGTGCGAGGCCGGTTGCGGGTTCATCACCGTGACCACCAATTTTGTCTGGGACATGCACGCCGACGTGAACAACGCGCCGATGACCGTCGGCATGGGTTACACCGCGCCGCCACTCGATTGGGCCTTGTCGGCCTTACTGGAAGACCTCGAGGCGCGGGGACTCAGCGACCGCGTCCTGGTGGTGTGCTGCGGCGAGATCGGCCGCACGCCCCAGGTGAACGCCGGCGGCGGGCGCGACCATTGGGGCAACCTCGGGCCGCTGTTGTTGGCCGGCGGCGGATACTCGATGGGCCAGGTGATCGGCCGCTCGACCCGCGACGGCGCCGAGCCCGCCACGGAACCGATCGGCGTTTCCCACCTCGTGGCGACAATGCTGCAAACGCTGGTAAACCCCGCCGAGCTGCGCCTGGTCCCCGGCGTGCCGGACGACGTCTTGCGGGCGGTCACAGCCGAAACCATTCCCGGATTGAGCACATCCTAG